One region of Oreochromis aureus strain Israel breed Guangdong linkage group 19, ZZ_aureus, whole genome shotgun sequence genomic DNA includes:
- the prima1 gene encoding proline-rich membrane anchor 1 isoform X2 → MGELQRSCSRTVAEKVSEQCQLACHCRRYPPLPPPPPPPPPPRLLGTTVEKPKVQLWRPWWMEMDIVVLGTVGCASLIFLLSAIIICYKAIKRKPLRKEENGTSRGEYAMSIRNKKAMGTNNTVV, encoded by the exons GGAGAGCTCCAGAGGTCATGCTCACGGACTGTGGCGGAGAAAGTTAGTGAACAGTGCCAGCTGGCATGCCACTGTAGAAGATACCCTCCCCTTCCACCACCGCCGCCTCCACCGCCGCCCCCGCGGCTACTGGGCACCACAG TGGAAAAGCCCAAGGTGCAATTGTGGAGGCCGTGGTGGATGGAGATGGATATCGTAGTTCTCGGAACGGTGGGCTGTGCCTCACTTATCTTCCTCCTCTCAGCTATCATCATCTGCTACAAAGCTATCAAGAG GAAACCACTCCGAAAAGAAGAGAACGGGACAAGTCGTGGGGAGTATGCCATGAGCATCCGTAACAAGAAGGCCATGGGTACAAACAACACTGTGGTATAG
- the prima1 gene encoding proline-rich membrane anchor 1 isoform X1, whose protein sequence is MLSTTGFQEETDCGINYFWRRLSQISPLNWIGWMVISQTVQAYVYCIHLLETLPSIFENSARGMLCQDLMPFTLSFWPFFFGHCLLSLLLLSCQGELQRSCSRTVAEKVSEQCQLACHCRRYPPLPPPPPPPPPPRLLGTTVEKPKVQLWRPWWMEMDIVVLGTVGCASLIFLLSAIIICYKAIKRKPLRKEENGTSRGEYAMSIRNKKAMGTNNTVV, encoded by the exons ATGCTATCGACAACGGGATTTCAAGAGGAAACTGATTGTGGCATAAACTATTTCTGGAGACGCCTGTCACAGATATCGCCGCTGAACTGGATAGGGTGGATGGTTATTTCCCAAACAGTTCAAGCTTATGTATACTGCATTCATTTGTTGGAAACGCTGCCTAGTATCTTCGAGAACAGCGCAAGAGGAATGCTGTGCCAAGATCTAATGCCATTTACTTTAAGTTTTTGGCCTTTTTTCTTCGGTCATTGCCTTCTCTCACTGTTGTTACTCTCGTGCCAG GGAGAGCTCCAGAGGTCATGCTCACGGACTGTGGCGGAGAAAGTTAGTGAACAGTGCCAGCTGGCATGCCACTGTAGAAGATACCCTCCCCTTCCACCACCGCCGCCTCCACCGCCGCCCCCGCGGCTACTGGGCACCACAG TGGAAAAGCCCAAGGTGCAATTGTGGAGGCCGTGGTGGATGGAGATGGATATCGTAGTTCTCGGAACGGTGGGCTGTGCCTCACTTATCTTCCTCCTCTCAGCTATCATCATCTGCTACAAAGCTATCAAGAG GAAACCACTCCGAAAAGAAGAGAACGGGACAAGTCGTGGGGAGTATGCCATGAGCATCCGTAACAAGAAGGCCATGGGTACAAACAACACTGTGGTATAG